In Oreochromis niloticus isolate F11D_XX linkage group LG22, O_niloticus_UMD_NMBU, whole genome shotgun sequence, the sequence GTGGTGCTGGAACCAAAGTACACCTCAGAATGTTGCATAGCCAAAAGTAATGCTAAGGTTTCTTTCTCAGTTGTGCTCTGATTCATTTGGGGTTTATTGAATTTCTTTGAAAAACAGCACACTGGATGATGACACTTCTGTCACTCTAATTTACTGCACCCGCATCATGAGCACTGGTGTCACCCTCTAGTTTAAAGGCATGAGCGTAATGCACAGCACCACCTTTCAGCAGAAACCAGGCATGGTGGTGGagaggtgatgatttgggcttgttttgcagccacaggacatGGGCatcttgcagtcattgagtagACCATGAAGTCCTCTGTGTACCAAAGTATTCTGGAGTTGCTGTTTATGGTGTTTCTACAAGCTAGTGAATTGTGGGGTGTCCTTATTTTTTCACAGAACTGCATAGAGTCTTCATTTTTTCACTGTACCTGACGACAAagtcccccccaaaaaataaaataaagaaaaatctttttaaagcAAACTTGACAAGTGGGTAAGAAAATAAGCCAAAATAAAGCAAAGTAAGtagctaacaaaaaaaaaacatctacagGAATCAAACTTTCAACATATTATAATTCTTAAACAACAAATTAATAAATAGCTACCGCAATGTTGGAAAACCCTCTTTCTGTATTTACACACCACTCTGCACACAAGAGCAGTTaatgtcatgtgtttctttgacCCAGCCTCACTCACTTGTCTCTGAGAAATAACCGGATAGGAGTTGAAGGCGCTCGCCTGATTGGTTCAGCGCTTTCGACAGCCAGGTCTGCCAACAAAAACCTCCTGTCACTCAACCTGGCGTTCAACTGTATAGGTGATGCAGGTGCTGCACATATTGCTCAGGTATAACCCAGAACTGACGGCATATTCCCTGGTGTATGTCCCCTGTGTGACCGCTGAGCTGATGTCTCTGTCGCCGTCCTGTTTTGCCTCAGGGCCTGCGGCTGAATCGTACTTTGCTCTTTCTCTCGCTGTGCAACAATCAGATTGGAGATGCAGGAGCTGCTCATCTGGCTGCGGTATCAGTTTACATCACAGAGTTTAACTGACAGATAATGCATTTAAATTAGCAGTTAAAATGTCTTAAATCATATTCATCTTATTGCATTATGTAATGTAATTTAATAAGCCTCCAGTGCTCGCTACTTCCCTTTTCAGGTACTTGGTGAGTTTGCCTTAACTCATGACGAAATAGTGGAGAGGAGGAAGCTGCTTCTGGAAAGAGCGCAAGCTGTAAGAGTGGCAGTGTCAATCACTGATATTACTTTAATAACTAAGCGCCCTGAATAACACTGCTTTCACAGCACATGTAGTTAAACCGctttcaggtttatttttgatctgtttttttCAGGCTTTAGTGAAGGATGAGCCTCTCCAAACATTAGCTGGCAGCACCACCTCACTGGGTGGTAACAAAGGAGAGACCAGAGGCACTCCCAAAAAAAAGGTTTCATGCGAAAACTGACTTTTAGCAAATTCTTAAACTAGTGTGTGCTGCAAATCTTGTGCTATTGATTCTTATTACAGGAAGCAACCAGAAAAGACGAGAAACTGGCCGCCAACAAAGACAACCAAAAGCCAAACAAGAAAAGTAATCGCTCCTGTCGCACCTGAAACACTTGTTCTGTTCTCTGAGAGGTGACAGCTGTGTTTATTGTTTATCCCTGCcatcttttctagccactgatACAAGAGCGCCTCAGGCTAGAGGTGGAAAGGCAGGGGGCAAAGAGAAGCAACATCCAGAAGAGGTAACGTTTTCTGTTTGCTGATCATCATGTGGATGCGCAACATGGTATAAAATTTCACTGgtttcactttgttttgttttgttttttcccccctgcaGGATAGATCAAATACTTCCCTGAATGAGGTTTGTTTGATGCAACATTTTGTGAAGCAGAAATATCGTTCTCAATGATGGCGCTGATCTGACGGGTCTCCATGAGCAGGCAGAGTTGGTGGATTCAGTGAATCCCCTGCTGGACCCGTCGGTGCATCACAGGGATGGACAGCTCTTCATGCCTGGAAACACGACTCTTACCTCCCTCAACTTGGCAGGTCAGCAGCTGTGCGTCACAGGAAAATCAAAGCACAaaatcaaagtcaaatttatttatatagcacatttaaaacaacaactgttgaccaaagtgctgtacatttaaaataatcaaaagagATAAAAACAACTACTGTTAGATTTGATGGCAAGACTTGTCTTTGACGTCTTGCATTATCATTTAAGCTAGGactgaaataaagttttttggtgtgtgtctgtgtaggaAACAGAATCACAGAGAAGTCGCTGCCTCTCTTTTTGGTGTCACTCGAGATGCAGGGCGAGGGTGGAGGCCTGCTGCGTCTCTGTCTGCAGGTACGTAGCACTCACAGTGCACTCAAGTTGACACTGTACGAAAAGTATTAAAGCCACATGAAGtctaaaaaaagatttttttcttttcttttactttttggaATTTTTGAGACTAAACCTGACATTTTAATATAAAAGTTGAATTTTGCAGATAAATCAGAAGATGacgtttttctttgtgttttgtgaatAAACTTTAAATGTCAGGAATAAAGTTGGCATTTGAAGGTGAATGTCACCTCTGACTCGCTCGCTTCATGCTCAAAATgccaaaaatacaacaaaaaattTGACTTATTTTTTGACGTTTTGACTTTATTCCTAAATattaaactaaaaaacaaagcaaagcaaaaaggCTTTCACGTTTCAATTTTATTAATATGGCTCCAAGACCCTCCGCCTCTGTGTGTGGGCGTCTGTGCACAATTCCCATGAACCGCATTTAGATAAAAAAATGGCTTTAAAATCGTTCACAGCCGCTGTCatcatattatttatattatattatgtttcagcatttattaaagtctgttttgctttattacatcctggctttttattcattttgaaCATAATTATACTCTTTGAGTTTTTCATTAGTTGTTCCCATTTCATTCCATTTTACCTAAAAATAAGTGCTGATTAATGTGAACATCATTTAATTGCTATAATTtctgatctctctctctcacagagAAACATTTTCCCACCAGGAAATGAGTTTTACGTGAAGATAAAGGAACTGATGGCTCCCTTAGAtccaatagaaaaaaataactctgaAGAGGAGGGACTGGGAGAGTAGAGAGGCTGACAGAACAGGCCTTCACTTTGTCTTATAGCAACAAAAATATGTGTATAAttgtataataataatttcagcTGTTTAATTATTTGTCAGAATTAATTAAAGAGAATAATATGAGTGAAcagggcagccaatcagaactgTGTAGATTAATTGTTTTAGTTAAGTCACcttggagagatgccaaactgccccaaactgccaaactgcctttcactgttcttgtaacagtgacaataaaaagctattctattctattctattctattctattacaGTAACCAACCATCACTCAGGTGACATGCACATTAAGTTTATTGGTGGTTCTAAATTGGTTATAGATGTGAGTGTGAGTGGTTgtatgtttctctgtgttagtcATGTGATAGACTGGCAACCTCTCCAGAGTGTACCCTGCTTCTGTTTGTCTCCTggattttggtgtttttttctcCAGGATCTGAACCATTATGGCTTCAGAATAGAGGACATTTGACTCAAGAGACAAAGATCAAAGTTTTTAGCTTAAactaaataaatctgttttagtGCAGCACTACTGTACCAGTATTTACTTGAATAAAAGCTACTTTTAGCCCTTATTTACAAGGGCTCACCACAGCAGGCCACTCCATGTGTGTGATTAGGCAGATTCTTACACTGGATGATCTTCCTGACCTAACCTTAGAGGGATTTGTATGATTTGTGTCTCCTTCTGGAATCAAACTGTGTAATCCACTATCCTGTAGTGCTGggcttttaattaattaatattcCATTTCAGTTCCATCATCCAACTATTCATTATTTTtcctaaaaataaatacataaatgtaaaaattcCAATTTTGAAGTTACAGCTCTTAATGCTTTATgtactttaccttccacatctGCTCCAGGTGTTTCTATATTCTTTATTTTCCAGCCTCCCCATCATCTTAAATATATAGTCATATTagtttgctttcatttttctgGTGTCTGCATCCCACAGTTTGACAACTGTTGCCTTGGATGGTTCTTCACATTTATGCCTCTTTTGATGCTGAAGGCAGAGCACATCAGTGGTGTCATTCCCCGAGGTGCCACCAGGGGGCCCTCGAggaaaattaaaacataaactGACAAAGGTTTAATTATCGTAATTTACACACAATCAGTCTAATACCTGGAAAATCTATAatatatttgatttgatttggaaATATCCATAACAAAATTGTACACTATGTTAAAAGCTAAATAAATTTTTACATATGATCAatagtgtttatttttattattgttattattatatttattattatatattatatgtgTTTGCcttaaaaagttaaataaaatttatcttaaataaataaaggcctgaaaAGACTAAAGAAGGCGGGTTTTCGACCTCTCCAAAATGGCTGCCATAGCCTGATAAATTCGTCACGTCCGGCTCATGCTCAAAGGAGCCACCAATATGAGCCGCTCGCTTCCGGTAATGCCTCCTTTTCGGCAGCGGCTATTTCCTCGCCAACATGCCAGTGAGTATAGACAGGCAGTATCgaaatgacatttttataaTTTAACGTGCCTTCAGAGAGCCACCGCACGGCTCAACGTGTACATGAGAGACCAGCGATTCGATCGGTGCCGGTTTTAGACGTTTAGCCGAGTTTTGGACTGAGTTTGGCGGGACTAAATGTTCCCATTTGGGCGCATTTGCGAGCGCATTGTGATACAAGATGGCTGCGCACACACCGCAAACATGGAGCCAGTTCAACGAGCGATGATACAGCCTCGAAAACCTAATATTCAGGGCTATATTTTCGCTTTGCTTGGTGTCTTTTAGAGTGGCCTAAGACGTATTTTACCGGGGATGTTTGAATATTTGGGGAACAATTCGTGATCGATGTAAATGCGCACGTTGGGTTACCTAATCCAAGAAATGTAGGCCGATCGTGGAGCTTGAACGTGCACGTAGCACGAGCAAAACATGGCAACTGAAGCGTTTTTAAGCTAAATAATAAAGCTAAAGGTCCCTGATCCAGCGCCTTTTCTTTCCAGTTTGACAGCTTGGTGTTATTATTAAATTTTCTCTAATTGCTCTTTAGGAGTTGAATAACGCTTAGCctcttttatttcctctttttcttaaaTCTTGTAGCTCGCAAAAGACTTGTTGCACCCATCCcctgaggaggagaagaggaggcaCAAGAAGAAGCGTCTTGTTCAGAGTCCTAACTCTTACTTCATGGATGTAAAATGTCCAGGTACGctttctgtacacacacacaggtcacatGGGGTTTGAGTCTTATGAAGTTTATTTACCCGTGAGCGGTTGCGAGGGTTTGAATTTTGGATTATAAACCAGCgtgtttgttttgcaggatGCTACAAGATCACGACGGTGTTCAGCCATGCTCAGACAGTCGTGCTGTGTGTGGGCTGCTCTACAGTCCTGTGTCAGCCCACCGGAGGCAAAGCACGTCTCACAGAGGGTCAGTATTCATCTGTGTGCAGTGTTCATCCACAGCAGGGGTGTCCTCGGATGGCACTCAGTGGCCTGCTGATATAAACTCAGACTGTATCATGCCCTTTTTTGGAGGGGTTTGTGGAAGAGTCAGAAATATCTAGAATGGGGATGATTTTTGCACTTTAAATGAGCATGCCACTAGACAAATTACAGGAAATGTGAGCCTCAGGGCGGGGTGTTCGTCCTGTCACCTGGTTTTCCCCTGTGCCAGAACTTTAATACTCTTTTAGTGACTGAGGTTAGTCACACATCCAGACTCAGTTTTACTGTTGCTTTATGTTTAAGCTTGAGCTTTTTTTACTGCAAATACCAAATTTGATGTCAAAGTAATGCTGCTATGTGTTATTCCAACCTGGAATAAGGTTAAGACTGGAATAATTAAAGAAATTTAAAGCCTTTAAATAGCAGACAGGCCAAAGAACTGTAGATGTCATCAATAGCATTCAGAAAGTGCAGGACATCAACATCCAGGAGCTGATTTTGCTCTTTATAAAAAATAACGCTGTTGTCTTGTTTCTTACTGACAGAGGTGGTTGTCATTTATCTGGAAATGCCGATacaattttgtgtgtgttgtttctAAATCCAGTGAAGGAAGTTAATGGTATTGATAGTTATTCATTATGACGTTTTGGCCGCACTGCTAAGTGACTGGACTTCCTCTGTCGTGGTCTTGCAGTCTCATTCCGGTGCCAGATCAACCTCAGTTTGCAGAAGGGTTGAGCTAGACCACTGGCTCCCCCCTTTCGAAGGCTGAGAACAGATTATTTACCGCCCTAAAGGTAGTGAGAGTGCAGATTTCAGGGTGGCTTGTTGAATTAGTGGACAGGGAATGGGGAAAATTAAAGCTGACCTAATCAGTCACATGACTGAAAGCGATGACTCTTGTTTCAGTGCTGTGCAGCACAATGGCAGCATGCTATGCTCTGCATTAATCCTGTAGCCTCACTGTCATTGTCTCCGTTGGCAGGGTGCTCATTCAGGAGGAAGCAGCACTAGCTGTCCTCCCCGGAGCTGAAGGGGGAGAGGAGGGGATGGACCGGTTGATATCAGCGTCTTCCGCCTTCGAGACGGCAGCGGCGGCGGATCCTGCGGCCTGATCGGAAACGAGATCTGGAGGCTTAACGGGACAGCAGATGGATTTCCTCTGTTAATGTTGACAGATGGTTTGTTGCTGTAACTCCACCCTCCAACCCTGTCTCTCtaaataaaatgttgttttggCTAAAGGAATGGTTTGTGTGTGGttagtattattattgtttgtttgttttaagctGGAAAATAAAGGTTGTGTTGTCACCTTTATGATAAAGTACTACAGGTTAAGGTTGGGTTTATAATACAACAGCAAACTGTTCTGGAAGTTATACAGATTTTATTACACAATCAGAAAGATGCAGCATTTACAGAATAAAAGCTGGCTTAGTTTATGCATTTAGTAGAACTAAAAGTATCTCCTGGTTATTTTGATCATGGACAATCTAAGAAGGTGAAATATTTCAAAGTCCACATCTGCGAAGTAAAATCTTCCTGCAATAAATTCAAATTAACAGTTTATTGGGCAAAGATGgtttaattttcagtttttattgctGCCACAGTACTAACGTCTACATTTTAAAGTTATTTCTGCtacagaaaatatattttaatacaaTTATACATCTCTTTTCCCTTTCTATTCAAGTCTTTTTTAAGCTGCATTAAAGGCAGATAACTTCTTCTCAAGCGTCCTTAGAAGCCTTCGTCTGCCATCCCTCTACCTGTCTTCTCTGCTCACGCTTGCAATCTCCGTCTTCACCTCCCTCTCCCTGAGCAGGTGGCGGATGGAGGAATTCTGTGTGGACAGTGTGCTGGAGAGGAGCGGCATCAGGCTCCTGAAGCCTTCCCTCAGCTCCTCCACACTCTTCTCCAgagtgtggatgtgtgtgtccAGATCCCCCCTGCAGCCCTGCACCTCCGACAGCACGTCATACATCAGGTTCTGCATCTTCGTAGAGATCGGTGTGCAGttgggggaaagaaaaggaTTCAGCAattagattctttttttttttttttcttttttgaggtgTTAGCAGGACACAGGTGTTGCCTGCACTTCCTCTCATACCTTGTTAAGGTCCACAAGTGTGTTCCCCTGGTCAGCAAGAATTCTCTTCTCCATCTTCACTTGCCGCAGCCTGGAGATAAAATTGCTTGGTTTTATGACATTACtactttttcattttaagaCGAGCGGTAATTTAAAGGGCCAGTCAGACACATGACCGGAGAAATAAGCCATAAACGCGACACGACGTCAACAGATTTTATGAGGACTTTGGTAGAGAGTAGCTCCCATAAAACAATTTAAAGGGATCTCTCTGGATTATGCAACGGGACCAAATGAAAATCTTCCAAATTTAACAAGGAATGGTTGATATAAAAGTCAGCATAACTTGTGGCTTGAAGGAACAATCGCAGATTAAAATGTACTGTAATTGCAGCAGTAGACAAGAGTGAGATAGCAGTAATCAAGTGGCTtttatttagaagaaatatcTTCTTATAAGGTGTGGCGGAAAATCCCCGAGTGACAAAGCTGAACTTTTGCCTTTCAGAGACAATGTATATGGACACAAATGGCACCGCTCCTTGGTTTTCACTTCATTTTGGTTGTTCCCATCTTTTACACAGGCTGGGCATCTAATTTAAATGACCTTTCATTGAATTCATACCTCAAATTCGTCATTTGCTTCAGATGACTATGTAGGAGAAGACGTGACTTTAAACGACTCGATTCAAACTGGGCGGTTCATTAGAAATCGTAAATCTGTTTTACAGTTAGGGCCGTGATTTTTTGACAATGACGCAGTTTTTatagttttgcctctgtacatcaccacagtggatttaaaaccaaataaagtgtgactgaagtgcagatttTTAGCTTAAAATCAAACTATTTTGTACATAGTCGCCCGTTTTCAGTCCAAGAATTATTGTTCAACTataagttttaaataaaaacattggtTTTAATACCTTTAATACTTATCAAACattgttgattctgttcatctggacgtggcGTTTTCAGGGGGAGAAAcctttcgtcactcatccaagtgacttcttcagtctcatcttataaacagtacatttgcacaatgaccgaaaccagcccactgaatgaacaatgggctgtgaggtcaaatTGACCAGTGAtcaacgctacgtccagatgaacagaatcaaccttgtgggatttacttacctggatcattgagcatgcatcaagacgttgtTTTTAACGCTTGTGAGTCTCTCTGCCTTCGATTTTGCGTGCAATAACTGAAAAGCATGCTGTGTTGGGTAGAGGTCAGGTGACTGGCTTGGTCAttgaagaatatcccatttcGTTGCTTTGAGAAACTGCAAAATCGCTTTTGCAGCTTCCTTTGGGTCATTATCGATTTGCACTGCAAGGCACTGTCTGATCAGctttgcagcatttggctgagTCTGAGCGGAGAGTACATCTCTGCACACTTCATCTGTACATCATCAGTGTAACCAGTGACCCGGTTACATTGGCAGGCATACATGCCCATGCTGTAACTCTTCCTCCAGCCTGTCAGACAGATCACGCTGTATGCTTCGGATTCGTCTTGGTTTCATGTGTCCTAAGAATTCTTTCAGAGCTGTGCAGCtgcttttagatgttttctgagTCTAATCTGGCTTTCCTGTTCCAGAGTGAAATCTGTGGTTTGCACCTTGTACAGAGAGTTTCTCTGTATTTACATTTGTAAAATAGTCTCTTGATTGTAGACTTTGAGAGTGATACACCTGCCTTCTCCAGAGTGTTCTTAACTTGTTTAGATGTTGTGTTGGAGTTGTTTTAAACTAAGGAAATTAATTTTTGATCATGCACCCAAGTGCTGTGGTCTATTAGGCCCTTTGGTGCTGCTGAGCTGACCAGcactttccttctttttcacaATGCACCACATTGTTGATTTGGCCACTCCTAAAGTCTTTGCTATCTCTTTGCttagattaatttttttttttttttgcctaatAACATCCGCTCTCACTTGCACTGATATCTCTTTGGGCTTCATGtttaaaattacagtgaaaGCTACAAAGTTCAGCACTTTGAATCAACTTCAGATATTATGTTTGCTTCACTTTTCACTGAATAATAAAGGAACAGGCTTCACCTGGCCATAAAGCTTCTTATCAGTCAACTGTCCAGTTActttttgagcctctgaaaatggtgaaCGGTGCATAAAAACAACTGTGATTCCTAAACAGATTTTAATACTTTTGTAAAACCTCTTGTATGAAAGCTGAAAGTCTTCGATCTCATCTATGATTTTAAACTGTGTCCAAGCATTTATGGAATTATGGACCTAATACTATATTAGAGAGAATGAGAAAGGCTGGAGGAGGAAAGTAGAtctattcatttttaaatggcacataattaaaaatgaatttaaaatgagCGGCATTCAATCATTTCAGGCAGTGATTGATAAAgaggttattattattatgtgtgggTTAAGTGCCTTACTGGTGGATGGCCAGGAGCAGCTTCCGCTGGTGCATGCGGACTCTGCTGTGGTCTCTTTCTCTTAACAGCTTAGTGTGCTTGTAGATAAGCCAAGTCTCTCTCAGCACATTCGCTGCAGCAATTTTTATCtggtgaaaagaagaaaaatcacgGGGGAGAGTTATTGTATGTTTATGCACAAAATCTTAAGAGTGCTGTTATTTACGGCACATGCTGAAAAACGCTGACAAAAGCTGGAACGAATCCCAGTGCACCATGGGCAAATTTTTAAAATcgaaaatgaggaaaaaattgTCTCGAGTGAGCCAATTCCTCCATTTTCCAAAATGCCTTTTAAGAAAAAACTTTATTCATTTAGTATCAATACAGAACAGGATAAAAAATAATGCCAATCAAAGCAAACTGATTTTATTGGAAGATGATGCCACTCGTTTTGAAGATTTTAAGTCAGATTTGTTTTCTGGGATTCAAAAAGTCCTGGATTTTGAGTAAAATAAGTCAATATGTGGTATCTGATATAAAATCCTGCATGGTAAGGTGTACAAACAGGAAAGAAGTGAAGCCTTTGAATAATATCTCTTACTTTTGGACATGTTTAatcatcaataacaataaaaaaaaaaggagatacTAGTATTCACCCTCTTGGAGATGTGCGAGTCCATCATGAAATTGTGAACATGTTTCTCTGCCCTGGTCAGCTCCAGCTTCCTGGCAACCACAGCCACCACCAACACTGTGCAGCCGGCTCCCTGCAGGAGTCACAAACGTTTAAACGTTCAGATTGAGATTTGCAGAGATTTACAGAGACAACTATCCACCCTCTGCCTCACCATTATCCCAGTGAGGAGGCAAATGCTGCGTCCACAGTAAGTGTGGGGGACCACATCTCCATATCCGATAGACAAGAAGGTGACGGAGACCATCCACAGGGCCTCCATGTAGTTGCTACTCAGGTCCCTGTAGTTGTGGTGTCTGCAGAAATAAAACAATCTACTCACACTGATATCTGTGCACAATCCCTTGTTTTTTATCCTAGATTTACATTACTAGTATATATATTTGTGAACCTCTCTGAATTTATGTtgcattttacaaaaaaataccACTTTTCATGAggctggacttctttaggttcaTGAAGACATTTAGACTCTCATGTTGGAGGGTATTTCAGCGCTAAATAACTGATGGAGAGTCCCAGACATTTAAATCCTACTAGGAGGTGTCCCATTGGTGGTGGTCCTGATGGTGGTTGAGCCACTATTAATCATGGGAGTTGTCACATGAGctaaggtgtgaaaaaaggccAGGGTTAAGGTGTGAAATGTCACAGCCTGAGAAGGGATGTCAAGACTGTATTTTAGGTGGCTGATAGCTGGTGTTGTAAGCCACCACCTCTGATCAGCGATAGTTATTCACAGTAGATGGAGATGGCCTCCTTTAGAGGTAGAGGTTACCTGGTCTGATGTTGTTCCATCTGTCATCCTGTTTCTCCTGCCTTGGTTTCTGAGGTTTTTTCCTTGCCATCTTCACCAATTTAATGAATGCCtggttaggataaccacatgtttaaGAGCTTTCATTGAGTGTGTACATCCCCTTTTTGTCCACGCTCCCTCGTAGGGGTTGCAGGCTCACCCCATGTAGGTGGTTGCAGTCAAAGAGCAGGTACTGGTCTGTGTTGAGGTTTCCATCCACCTTCATGAGCACAGCAGAGTCCAGGAATGGTAACTTATCATCCTTGGTATCCTCCCAGGTGAAGTTAATGTTTCTGTTCACTGAGTTGATGCATTCGGTGAAAGCCTCTTCTTCTTAAGTTTCATTTTGATCCAGCTGTCaaccacatatctgaaccagtGAGTAGCTTGGTGTTGTCGCTCTGAAAGAGCCCAGatcttcctccatgtaaaggtaaTGGTGACACTGGGAATAGCACTTTCATGCTTTTGTCTGTAGAAAGAGGCAGAGGTCTAATGGGGTGCAGATCTGATCGTTTTGGACAGATGGTTTGAGGGAAGAGTAAAGGAGGCCCACTGTGAACGACACCAGCTATCAGCCACCTACAATGCAGTCTTGTGACCCCTCCCACAGGCGTTTCTGCCTCCGCACTCACATCTTGCCTCAGTTGACCTCAGTAGCTCACATGATGGTGGCGTGTCTTACAGAGGTTTGCACCTCAGAACTGCAGAAACCTCTTGTACGAGAGGCGAAATGTCATCACGTCTTCAAGTTCACTTTTCATATTCAAAATCACATTAGCAGCATCATATCTAGATTAGCTGATATTTAATCTTGTCACTATCATGCAGCCTGCACAGATAAGGAACAGCGGAAGAAAATTGGATTTGCTGCTGCCAGTGGGAAGATTTTACTACTACTCTTTATCTGCCAGAAGCTGGgcaaaaatgaaacattagaTATCCCAGAGAGCCGGAGCCAGTCTGCAAATATCCTGACATACCTCTCGCAAACATGTAAGCCCCACGCTGCCACAATCCacagagaaacactgaaaatcaTCAGCACGGTCCCGGGGTAGGTGGTCATCAGTGTTTTCCCCACAAACCGGGTGTTGAAGTGTATCTGAAGATCACAAATGGGATACGTTACATCATAATTTGACATTAGGGGCCTACTTAGCCAAACTATTTAGGATAGCACCTGTCAGATTATGATTATATAATATAGAGGACATGAGGGATAAGAAAACTTGTTCTCAATCTGGCTTGACACATGGATAGTAGGTTTGGTATTGCAGAAGCAGGGGACAGAGGTTGTTTTCATCACTCTTAAATAGCATTAGTAAGGGAAGGGATTAGGCAGGTGGGTATTATCAACTGtggaaaagaaaagcagacaaGTAAAGGAGAGCTAGAGAGGGACATAGCCAACATCTGAAACCACTGGGGTTCATAGGGGCGAAACTGTGATAATCACACCTCAAGTGTCACACCTCTACAGACCTCTCGGCCCACCTAGACATAAGACATAAAGAGAGGTGCATGAAATGTTTATAAAAGGAAGCCCAGACCCAAATCATTATCCAAAATATAGACTTAAAATCCCACGATTCCTG encodes:
- the lrrc71 gene encoding leucine-rich repeat-containing protein 71, whose protein sequence is MSGKKHAKDKTRAEDEAWKSAGPTPNETLPVQTFDEYQCTGNAETDFPALCALLNVKDIPAVIAKFPASSASQTEGSDTDNQLQTSDASFCSKPCLKLELESKDRARSMKVSGWRVNEQIFRALQKMLPSMNQLLSLGFWQAGLTDRMVVALMNTIPLCSSLRVVALEGNVLPQQGYHLLLSEDSVLTHLSLRNNRIGVEGARLIGSALSTARSANKNLLSLNLAFNCIGDAGAAHIAQGLRLNRTLLFLSLCNNQIGDAGAAHLAAVLGEFALTHDEIVERRKLLLERAQAALVKDEPLQTLAGSTTSLGGNKGETRGTPKKKEATRKDEKLAANKDNQKPNKKTTDTRAPQARGGKAGGKEKQHPEEDRSNTSLNEAELVDSVNPLLDPSVHHRDGQLFMPGNTTLTSLNLAGNRITEKSLPLFLVSLEMQGEGGGLLRLCLQRNIFPPGNEFYVKIKELMAPLDPIEKNNSEEEGLGE
- the rps27.1 gene encoding 40S ribosomal protein S27.1, with amino-acid sequence MPLAKDLLHPSPEEEKRRHKKKRLVQSPNSYFMDVKCPGCYKITTVFSHAQTVVLCVGCSTVLCQPTGGKARLTEGCSFRRKQH